The Petrotoga miotherma DSM 10691 genomic sequence TAACGAATCCATTTTCAACGATTATTTAGATGAAATTGAGGGATATATTAGGTCATTAAATCCAAAGATGGATAAAAAGCCCGTAATAGTATATACACCATTGTACGGAGCGGCTTTGAAATTAGTCGAAGGCATTTTGAATAGGTTAGGTTTTGAGTTTAGTCTAGTTGAAGAACAATCAAAAATTGATACTTCCTTTTCAACTTTAAAGGTTCCTAATCCCGAAGAAAAAGAAGCGTTTGAATTGGCTTTGAAAAAAGCAAAAGAAAAAGATGCCGATCTTGTTTTGGCGACGGATCCTGACGGAGACAGAATAGGAGTGTTTGAAAAGTACAAAGGTGATTATGTATCTTTTACAGGAAATCAAGTTGGAGTGATGTTGTCTCATTATTTGTTAAGCAAATTTAAGGAATTTTCTTCCTTAAAACCTGATGATTACATTGTAAAGACTATCGTTACTACTGATATGGTTAAACCCATCGCTCAAGAGTTCAATGTAAAAGTTGAAGAAACATTGACAGGATTCAAATATATAGGAGAAAAAATTGAAAAATATATGGGAAGTGGAAGGAAATTTATATTTGGATTTGAGGAAAGTTATGGATATTTGGCGAATGATCATGTGAGGGATAAAGATGCCATAATCGCTGTTGCATTAATTTCTGTTATGAGTTCTGAATTACTTTCCAAGATGAAAACACTCACCGAATATTTGAAGGATCTAAAAGAAAGATATGGCTATTACGACGAAAAACTTCTTTCTTTTACCTTTGAAGGGTTTGAAGGGACTCAAAAAATAAAACGTATAATGACCAAGATGAGGAAAAACCCTCCGATAAAAATTGGTGATTTTAACTTGAAGGAAACTTTAGATTATCTTAATGGGATAGAGGGATTCCCGAAATCCGATGTAGTGGAATTGAGATATTCAAACGTTAAAATAATAGCAAGACCTTCAGGAACAGAGCCAAAGATTAAATTTTATATTATGGTAAAATCAGCTTCTGAAAATGAATCCGGTAAATTAATAAAAGATGCTGAGCAGGCTATCTCAGAAATTGTAAATGTATAATATACTAAATAAAGGTGAGTGAAAATGCGGTTTCATAACGTTTTGTTTTCAGATAAAGGGAATTTTGTAGAAATCAATGATATTTCATACTTGGATGGTAGCACGATAAAAATAAACGATATTCTTCCACCCTCTATTTTAAGAAAAAGTTCTGATCATTTCGTGGGATATTTTCTGGTGGAAGAAGATAATAATGATTTATCAGGTATAAGAAGATATTTAAATATAAGCGAGCGAAAAGGAAAATATCTTAAATTAAGTTATTGTGATGACATTTCCAACAACGTTAGAGAGATTCATGGTGATTATGTTGATCTTGTCTCTAAATATGTAGGGTTAAGGAGGGTAATTTCTTCTTTCAATGATTTGATTTTAGAAAACGATATAAATAATAATTTTAGTTATTGGCTAGAAAAGACAGTTGAAAATGTCCCTTTTGATATTAAAGAGTTGATCGCTCAAAGAATTACAAAACTTGTTAATTTGTATTTGATAAAAATCTATGAAGGAATTTATAAAAAGAACATAGATCTGTTAAAAAAATTTGAATCGGAAATCGCATTCAAAATTTTAGAGGCTCAATTAGTACAGAAGACGTATTAGGAGGAATTTTCGTGAAATGGGTCGCAGCAAAGGTAATGTATGATGGTACAAACTTTTATGGTTATCAGAGTCAGCCGACATTTCGTACCGTTCAAGATGAGTTTGAAAGAGCACTAAAAATTATTTTTAAAAAAGAAATTCCATCTTATGCGTGTGGAAGAACAGATACAGGAGTACATGCGATGGGTCAAGTTATTTCATTTAAGGTAGAGAACGAAAATATGACCGAAAAAAATATAAAAGATGCTTTGAATGCTATTTTACCAGAAGATGTATATGTAAAGGAAGTCAAAGAAGTAAAAGAAGGGTTTAATCCAAGGGCTGAGGCAAAAAAAAGAATATATCACTATTTTATTTATACAAATGAAGATCCAAATATATTTTTAAGAAACAGAGTGTGGTGGGTTCCCCTCACATTAAATTTAGAAAAGATGAGGCAAGCATCAAGATATTTTGAAGGTGAGCATGACTTCACCAGCTTTAAAACGGGAAACGATGAAAGGAATCCTATAAGAACTATTTACAGGGTAAGAATAATAGAGTTAAGAAAAGATATAATTTTGATAAGAGTTGAAGGAAAGTCTTTTTTAAGAAGAATGGTTAGAAATATTGTTGGTGCATTGGTAAAGGTGGGTACAGATGTATGGGAAGTGGAAAAAATAGAGGAAATTCTGGAAGCAAAAAAAAGAGCATTGGCTCCTGCATCAGCTCCCCCTCAAGGGTTATATTTTTATTCAGCTTTATTCTAATAAGCGTTTTAACTTTAGCAAAAGTGGAAATAGGCTTAGTTTATAGTGGCCCGTCGAAATATTTCGACGAGGTTTTATTAAATCTCTACAAATATGCGGATATCTCCGTCCCTCCTGGTGAAAACTCCCAAATTATGGAAATAGATTATATTAACAATCTATTCTATATAAAGTATAAAAATAAAACCGTTTCAACTTCGTTGGAAAAGTTAGATAGTACTATTCATGAAATACTTAATGAACTTCCTAGGAGTGTCTTTGTTATTGCAGAAAATTCTTTTATTGTTACAGATGAGGGAACCAAAACATCTAAATTTCTAAGTTGGAATGAAAATATGAATGTACTTCTAGATGTGAATGGTTTTATTTTTGAGCATCAATTTTCTCCACCCATTGGTGAGATGATTACAAGAGTACCTTCAAAATGGATAGAGCTAGAGATTACGGGAGATAGTAGAGAAGCTACTTTAAACAATCTAAAAATAAAAACACCAATTACAATAAATGTACCACCTTCAAAACTTACTTTAACAAATGGATTGAAAAAAATAGAAATAGACTTAACAAATTATGAAAGTGAAAAATACACATTAGATCTTGAAAAACAACAAATATATGAAAAAGTTGAAACTAATATAGATAAAGTATTTGAAATTGAAAGTGGAGTTTTCTTCTACGGCGAGCCGTTATCTATTTGGCTACCGAAAAAAGGAGACCCTGTCATTACCAAGTCCAAGTTTTATTGTGATTATGGTGATATAGAAGAAAAAAGTAAGACATTCTATATAGATGGAGAAATTGTTTTTGCCTACGAAAAAGATAATACAGTTTACTTGCTTTCTAGTTCAGGACAATTTGTCACTTTAGGCAAAAAAAATATAAATCGAGATTTTGAAAGAGCTCCTTTATCCATTTTGGTAACAGATGAATATATCCAGATAAAAACTTTCAAAATGGAAAGTTATAGGATTGATTTTGCTGGAGGAATATTTAAAGAAGGAAATGTTTACAATATGTTTTTAGAATTACCTTCTTACCAACCTCAAAAGGAATACGATTGTGGTAAGTTCGATATCGAAATTGCGAAAAACGAAGTTATAATCTATTCTAATGAAGACGAGTGAATGACTAAAGAGGGAAGTTCAGTAAAAAACCCTCAATACTTCCTTTGTAAATAATCTCACCCTTATCCAAAAAAACAATCTTTTCAGCGATGTCAGAAAACAAGGAGAGATTTCTTGTTGAAATAATCAATGATCGATCTTCTTTTATATCGAAAAGAAAATCCTTAATATCTTTATGCATGAAATCGTCCAAATGGTCTAGAATAGAATCAAATATAAATACTTGGGGGTTTCTAGCTAAACTTAGAAAAATTATAAAAGAAATCTTATCTCCAATAGTCCAATTTTCAAAATTCTCATAACTTTTTAATGAAGAATGATTAGAAAAAATATGTGCAATATTGAGCTTTTCAAGAAGCATATATTGTTCTTGAGAAATGTCGGAAGGTTTTATTCTTAAAGCGAGGTTGAAGACTTCGCTTAAAGTTAAGAAATTGATATTATCGACAAAAGTAGGTTCAGAATAAGCAATTGTGGATCGCAAATATCTTTTTTCAATGCTATTAACATCCTCACCTAAAAATAAAACCTGTCCAGTGGTTTGGATACCTTTAAAAAGTTCCTCATTTAATGCTACCATAGACCTTGCTAACAAAGATTTACCTGCATTCCTAGGTCCATAAATCAAAAGGATTTCATTTTTCGATATTTCTAAATTAATATTCTTCAAT encodes the following:
- a CDS encoding phospho-sugar mutase, which encodes MESVKEIAYKRYQQWLENVTDDFKEELFRLNDNEDEIIDRFYKDLEFGTGGLRGIMGVGTNRMNVYTVARATQGFANYLKKYKDFPSVVIAYDTRMNSDLFAKVAARVLAANNVNVHIFDQVAPTPLLSFTVRKLKTDGGIIITASHNPPEYNGYKVYTSDGTQAVPQYANEITSEIEKLDYFKDIKLMSFEEAVNSEKINILNESIFNDYLDEIEGYIRSLNPKMDKKPVIVYTPLYGAALKLVEGILNRLGFEFSLVEEQSKIDTSFSTLKVPNPEEKEAFELALKKAKEKDADLVLATDPDGDRIGVFEKYKGDYVSFTGNQVGVMLSHYLLSKFKEFSSLKPDDYIVKTIVTTDMVKPIAQEFNVKVEETLTGFKYIGEKIEKYMGSGRKFIFGFEESYGYLANDHVRDKDAIIAVALISVMSSELLSKMKTLTEYLKDLKERYGYYDEKLLSFTFEGFEGTQKIKRIMTKMRKNPPIKIGDFNLKETLDYLNGIEGFPKSDVVELRYSNVKIIARPSGTEPKIKFYIMVKSASENESGKLIKDAEQAISEIVNV
- the truA gene encoding tRNA pseudouridine(38-40) synthase TruA encodes the protein MKWVAAKVMYDGTNFYGYQSQPTFRTVQDEFERALKIIFKKEIPSYACGRTDTGVHAMGQVISFKVENENMTEKNIKDALNAILPEDVYVKEVKEVKEGFNPRAEAKKRIYHYFIYTNEDPNIFLRNRVWWVPLTLNLEKMRQASRYFEGEHDFTSFKTGNDERNPIRTIYRVRIIELRKDIILIRVEGKSFLRRMVRNIVGALVKVGTDVWEVEKIEEILEAKKRALAPASAPPQGLYFYSALF
- a CDS encoding ATP-binding cassette domain-containing protein, which encodes MDKNKIIEIKDLSVYINNLKLLKNINLEISKNEILLIYGPRNAGKSLLARSMVALNEELFKGIQTTGQVLFLGEDVNSIEKRYLRSTIAYSEPTFVDNINFLTLSEVFNLALRIKPSDISQEQYMLLEKLNIAHIFSNHSSLKSYENFENWTIGDKISFIIFLSLARNPQVFIFDSILDHLDDFMHKDIKDFLFDIKEDRSLIISTRNLSLFSDIAEKIVFLDKGEIIYKGSIEGFLLNFPL